In Haliscomenobacter hydrossis DSM 1100, the DNA window AACGCGCCGCTTCTACCATCTGCCTGGCTTCGTGAATGTTGATGGAGAAAGGTTTTTCACAAAGCACGGGAATCTTATGGGCGAGACAGAACAGGGTGTTTTCGCAATGCAGGTTGTTGGGCGTAGCAATGTACACCGCATCCAAATCGGGGCATTGGATGATCGCTTCATAGCTGCCATAAACATGACTCGCACCATACTGACGGGCGAATTCCACCGAACGATCCATATCGCGGGAGGCTACCGCCGCGAGCCTGGCACCCGGTGTTTTTGCCAAATCAGACGCAAATTTGTGGGCGATGCGCCCCAGGCCGATGATGCCCCAGTTGAAGGTTCTGTTCATAAAAGGAAGGTTTGAGGATTCGGGGGTTTGAGGGTTCGTAGTTCGAGGGTTCGGGGGTTCGGGGGTTCGAGGGTTCGAGGGTTCGGGGGTTCGAGGGTTCGAGGGTTCGAGGGTTCGGGGGTTCGAGGGTTCGAGGGTTCGGGGGTTCGGGGGTTCGGGTAGAATTGTGTGCAACCATCGAACCCCCGAACTACGAACCCCCGAACCCTCATTTTTTAAACAAATGCAATGCCGCTTCCGCCATCGCTGCGACTCCGGTTTTTAAAGTGGGTTCAGGTACTGGGCAAAAAAGGGAAGAATGCAATGAAGGCAATTGGATGTCGCCTTTTGCCGCCTTTTCAGCCATGCTTGCCTCCTGGGTACCCAGCCAAAATAGAAAAATGGGTACTTTTTCTTCCGTTCGACCAAATAGGGCAAAATCTTCACCCGCCATTGAAGGTTCCACTTCCTGAATTTGTGCGGGGCCAAAGGTAGTTTTAAAATGATTCACCACCCGCTCGGTCAGAGCCGGATCATTGTAGGTGGAAGGGGTTTCTTCGGGGCGCATGGTCAGTTTGGGGAATTTGCTTTCGGGCAAACCCGCCGCAATGGCTTCTCCCCGGCAAATGCGGCCAATTTTTTCGATGGTGTTTTTGCGTACTTGATCGGAATACGAGCGCATGGTCAGTTGCAAATGCACTTCGTTCGGAATCACATTGCCTTTGGCGCCACCGTGGATGGCACCGACCGTGACTACAGCGGGTTCGAGTGGGGAAGTTTCCCGACTGACGATGGTTTGTAACGTAGTGATGATGCGCGCCGACAAAACGATGGGGTCAATGGTGGTGTGCGGATACGCCCCATGCCCTCCCTGGCCGTACACGGTAATGTCCATAAAGTCGACGTTGGCCAGGGTGTATTCTTTGCGGTAGCCAATACGGCCAGCAGCCAGCGTAGGACTCACGTGGATGGCCAAAGCGTAATCGGGTTTGGGAAATTTGCTGTACAAACCTTCTTTGAGCATGGCCTTGGCGCCACCACTGCGTTCTTCGGCGGGTTGGCCCACCATGATCAGGGTCCCGCTCCACTTGCTTTTCATTTTGGCCAAGGTGCGCGCTGCACCCGTCCATACACTCATGTGTACGTCGTGGCCACAGGCGTGCATCACGCCTACGGT includes these proteins:
- a CDS encoding amidohydrolase — translated: MRHTIYAIFFLLFCTPLMAQTAKDLSNQDYPYLEKLYLHLHQNPELSFYETNTAKRLAEELRQIGFQVTENFGGTGVVGILKNGPGPTVLIRADMDALPVVEETGKAYASKVTTKDEAGNTVGVMHACGHDVHMSVWTGAARTLAKMKSKWSGTLIMVGQPAEERSGGAKAMLKEGLYSKFPKPDYALAIHVSPTLAAGRIGYRKEYTLANVDFMDITVYGQGGHGAYPHTTIDPIVLSARIITTLQTIVSRETSPLEPAVVTVGAIHGGAKGNVIPNEVHLQLTMRSYSDQVRKNTIEKIGRICRGEAIAAGLPESKFPKLTMRPEETPSTYNDPALTERVVNHFKTTFGPAQIQEVEPSMAGEDFALFGRTEEKVPIFLFWLGTQEASMAEKAAKGDIQLPSLHSSLFCPVPEPTLKTGVAAMAEAALHLFKK